A genomic region of Mycobacterium sp. Aquia_213 contains the following coding sequences:
- the nuoE gene encoding NADH-quinone oxidoreductase subunit NuoE, whose protein sequence is MTAPVGGNGSGERVFIRLGPPPEEPNQFVVEGAPQSYPPEVRARLEVDAKEIIGRYPNKRSALLPLLHLVQSEDSYLTPAGLEFCGEQLGLTGAEVSAVGSFYTMYRRGPTGDYLVGVCTNTLCAVMGGDAIFDSLKEHLGIGNDQTTSDGSVTLQHIECNAACDFAPVVMVNWEFYDNQTVESARGLVDSLRSGEPKAPTRGAPLCKFRETSRILAGLADERPDEGQGGVGPATLAGLRVAKEKGMEPPPAPGGKS, encoded by the coding sequence ATGACGGCGCCGGTGGGTGGAAACGGCTCTGGCGAGCGGGTATTCATCCGGCTGGGGCCGCCGCCGGAGGAACCCAACCAGTTCGTCGTCGAGGGTGCGCCACAGTCGTATCCGCCCGAGGTCCGGGCGCGGCTGGAGGTCGACGCCAAGGAGATCATCGGCCGCTACCCCAACAAGCGTTCGGCGTTGTTGCCGTTGCTGCACTTGGTCCAATCGGAGGATTCCTACCTGACACCCGCTGGCCTGGAATTCTGCGGCGAGCAGCTCGGACTGACCGGCGCCGAGGTATCGGCGGTGGGCAGTTTCTACACGATGTACCGACGCGGCCCCACCGGCGATTACCTGGTCGGCGTCTGCACCAACACGCTGTGCGCGGTCATGGGCGGCGACGCGATATTCGATTCGCTCAAAGAGCATCTCGGCATCGGCAACGACCAAACCACCTCCGACGGGTCGGTCACCCTGCAGCACATCGAATGCAACGCCGCGTGCGACTTCGCGCCCGTGGTGATGGTCAACTGGGAGTTCTACGACAACCAGACCGTCGAATCCGCGCGCGGACTCGTCGACTCGTTGCGCTCCGGCGAACCCAAAGCGCCCACCCGCGGTGCGCCGCTGTGCAAGTTCCGCGAAACGTCGCGCATCCTGGCCGGTCTCGCCGACGAGCGGCCCGACGAAGGCCAGGGCGGCGTCGGCCCGGCCACGCTGGCCGGGCTGCGGGTGGCGAAGGAGAAGGGCATGGAACCCCCGCCGGCTCCCGGAGGCAAGTCATGA
- the nuoK gene encoding NADH-quinone oxidoreductase subunit NuoK: MNPANYLYLSALLFTIGASGVLLRRNAIVMFMCVELMLNAVNLAFVTFARMHGHLDGQMIAFFTMVVAACEVVIGLAIIMTIFRARKSASVDDANLLKG; encoded by the coding sequence GTGAATCCGGCTAACTACCTTTACCTTTCGGCGCTGCTGTTCACCATCGGGGCCTCCGGTGTGCTGCTGCGCCGCAACGCCATCGTGATGTTCATGTGCGTGGAGTTGATGCTCAACGCCGTCAACCTGGCGTTCGTCACCTTCGCGCGCATGCACGGCCACCTGGACGGGCAGATGATCGCGTTCTTCACGATGGTGGTGGCCGCGTGCGAGGTCGTCATCGGCCTGGCCATCATCATGACGATTTTCCGTGCCCGCAAATCGGCGTCCGTCGACGACGCGAACCTACTCAAAGGCTAA
- the nuoD gene encoding NADH dehydrogenase (quinone) subunit D, which translates to MSTITDSTPDGGAETVVVAGGQDWGQVVEAARAADPGERIVVNMGPQHPSTHGVLRLILEIEGETVTEVRCGIGYLHTGIEKNLEYRYWTQGVTFVTRMDYLSPFFNETAYCLGVEKLLGITDEIPERVNVIRVMMMELNRISSHLVALATGGMELGAMTPMFVGFRGREIVLTLFEKISGLRMNSAYIRPGGVAQDLPPNAEADIVEGLKGLRQVLREMGDLLNENAIWKARTQDVGYLDLAGCMALGITGPILRATGLPHDLRKSEPYCGYENYEFDVITADTCDAYGRYIIRVKEMSESIKIVEQCLDKLKPGPHMVEDRKIAWPADLKVGPDGMGNSPEHIAKIMGGSMEALIHHFKLVTEGIRVPAGQVYSAVESPRGELGVHMVSDGGTRPYRVHYRDPSFTNLQSVAAMCEGGMVADLITAVASIDPVMGGVDR; encoded by the coding sequence ATGAGCACAATCACTGACTCGACGCCCGATGGCGGCGCCGAAACTGTCGTGGTCGCCGGCGGCCAGGACTGGGGGCAGGTCGTCGAGGCCGCCCGCGCCGCGGATCCCGGTGAACGCATCGTCGTCAACATGGGGCCACAGCACCCGTCCACCCACGGGGTGTTGCGGCTGATCCTCGAGATCGAAGGCGAGACCGTCACCGAGGTCCGCTGCGGAATCGGCTACCTGCACACCGGAATCGAGAAGAACCTCGAATACCGGTACTGGACGCAGGGTGTCACCTTCGTAACCCGGATGGATTACCTGTCACCGTTTTTCAACGAGACCGCCTACTGCCTCGGCGTCGAGAAGCTGCTCGGCATCACCGATGAGATCCCGGAGCGGGTCAACGTCATCCGCGTCATGATGATGGAGCTCAACCGGATCTCCTCGCATCTGGTCGCGCTGGCCACCGGCGGTATGGAACTGGGCGCCATGACACCGATGTTCGTTGGCTTCCGGGGACGCGAGATCGTCCTGACCCTGTTCGAAAAGATCAGCGGTCTGCGGATGAACAGTGCCTACATTCGCCCGGGCGGGGTGGCGCAGGACTTACCGCCCAACGCCGAAGCCGACATCGTCGAGGGCCTCAAGGGGCTCCGGCAGGTGCTGCGCGAAATGGGCGATCTGCTCAACGAAAACGCCATCTGGAAAGCGCGGACCCAGGACGTCGGCTACCTCGACCTGGCCGGCTGCATGGCGCTGGGCATCACCGGCCCGATCCTGCGTGCCACCGGATTGCCGCACGACCTGCGCAAGAGCGAACCCTACTGCGGGTACGAGAACTACGAGTTCGACGTGATCACCGCCGACACGTGTGATGCCTACGGGCGCTACATCATTCGCGTCAAGGAGATGTCGGAGTCGATCAAGATTGTCGAGCAGTGCCTGGACAAGCTGAAGCCGGGGCCACACATGGTCGAGGACCGCAAGATCGCCTGGCCCGCCGACCTGAAGGTAGGCCCCGACGGCATGGGTAACTCGCCCGAACACATCGCCAAGATCATGGGCGGCTCGATGGAAGCATTGATCCACCACTTCAAGTTGGTCACCGAGGGCATCCGGGTGCCGGCCGGCCAGGTCTACAGCGCGGTGGAATCACCCCGCGGCGAACTCGGCGTGCACATGGTCAGTGACGGCGGAACCCGGCCTTACCGAGTGCATTACCGGGATCCCTCCTTCACCAATCTGCAGTCGGTCGCCGCGATGTGCGAGGGCGGCATGGTCGCCGACTTGATCACCGCGGTCGCCAGCATCGACCCGGTCATGGGCGGAGTCGACCGATGA
- a CDS encoding NADH-quinone oxidoreductase subunit C, translated as MSSPEQDPKVAASEVGGALPSPDEEVINVRRGMFGISGSGDTSGYGRLVREVTLPGSSSRPYGGYFDDVVDRLADALKAGDIEFENAIEKVVVDRDELTLHVRREALPQVAQRLRDEPELRFEMCLGVNGVHYPHETGRELHAVYPLQSITHNRRVRLEVSAPDGDPHIPSLYGIYPTNDWHERETYDFFGIIFDGHPSLTRIEMPDDWQGHPQRKDYPLGGIPVEYKGAQIPPPDERRAYN; from the coding sequence ATGAGCTCACCGGAGCAGGACCCGAAGGTAGCCGCCAGCGAAGTGGGCGGCGCGCTGCCCTCGCCCGACGAAGAAGTGATCAACGTACGCCGTGGCATGTTCGGCATTTCGGGTTCGGGTGACACGTCCGGATACGGACGCCTGGTTCGGGAGGTCACGCTCCCGGGCAGCAGCTCCCGCCCGTACGGCGGTTACTTCGACGACGTGGTGGACCGGCTCGCGGACGCCCTCAAGGCCGGCGACATCGAATTCGAAAACGCCATAGAGAAAGTCGTCGTCGACCGCGACGAACTGACGTTGCACGTGCGCCGCGAGGCACTGCCCCAGGTGGCCCAGCGTCTGCGTGACGAACCCGAACTGCGCTTCGAGATGTGCCTGGGTGTCAACGGCGTGCATTACCCGCACGAGACCGGCCGCGAATTGCACGCGGTCTACCCGCTGCAGTCGATCACGCACAATCGCCGCGTCCGGCTGGAAGTGTCTGCGCCCGATGGTGATCCGCACATCCCATCGCTGTATGGGATCTACCCGACCAACGACTGGCACGAGCGCGAGACGTATGACTTCTTCGGCATCATCTTCGACGGACATCCGTCGCTGACCCGCATCGAGATGCCGGACGACTGGCAGGGCCATCCGCAACGCAAGGACTACCCGCTCGGCGGAATTCCCGTCGAGTACAAGGGAGCACAGATACCCCCGCCCGACGAGCGGAGAGCGTACAACTAA
- a CDS encoding NADH-quinone oxidoreductase subunit J, protein MATDLIVRTSTGEAVAFWVLGALAVIGAIGVVTAVNAVYSAMFLAMTMIILAIFYMIQDALFLGVVQVVVYTGAVMMLFLFVLMLIGVDSAESLKETLRGQRVAAVITGVGFGILLVAAIGKVTTGGFVGLTTANANGNVEGLAALIFSRYLWAFELTSALLITAAVGAMVLAHRERFERRKTQRELSEERFRAGGRPTPMPNPGVYARHNAVDVAALLPDGSYSDDSVSTMLRTRGADGKETPRRQAIKGGAS, encoded by the coding sequence CTGGCGACCGACCTCATCGTTCGCACCTCCACCGGCGAGGCGGTGGCGTTCTGGGTGCTGGGCGCTCTCGCCGTGATCGGCGCGATCGGAGTGGTCACGGCCGTCAATGCCGTGTACTCGGCGATGTTCCTGGCGATGACGATGATCATCCTGGCGATCTTCTACATGATCCAGGACGCACTGTTCCTGGGTGTGGTTCAAGTGGTGGTCTACACCGGCGCCGTGATGATGCTGTTCTTGTTCGTGCTGATGCTGATCGGCGTGGACTCCGCGGAATCGCTGAAGGAAACGCTGCGCGGACAGCGCGTCGCCGCGGTGATCACCGGGGTCGGGTTCGGCATTCTGCTGGTCGCCGCGATCGGCAAGGTGACGACCGGGGGCTTCGTCGGACTGACCACCGCGAACGCCAACGGCAACGTCGAAGGCCTGGCGGCACTGATCTTTTCGCGTTACCTGTGGGCGTTCGAGCTGACCAGCGCGCTGCTGATCACCGCCGCGGTCGGGGCGATGGTGCTGGCGCACCGCGAGCGTTTCGAACGTCGCAAGACGCAGCGCGAACTTTCGGAGGAGCGGTTCCGGGCTGGCGGCCGCCCCACCCCGATGCCCAACCCCGGCGTCTACGCACGCCACAACGCGGTCGACGTGGCCGCGCTGTTGCCCGACGGCTCGTACTCGGACGACTCGGTGTCGACCATGCTGCGAACCCGGGGCGCGGACGGCAAAGAAACCCCCCGCCGACAAGCCATCAAAGGTGGTGCATCGTGA
- a CDS encoding NuoB/complex I 20 kDa subunit family protein, with product MGLEEQLPAGILLGTVEKIAGYVRKNSLWPATFGLACCAIEMMATAGPRFDIARFGMERFSATPRQADLMIVAGRVSQKMAPVLRQIYDQMAEPKWVLAMGVCASSGGMFNNYAIVQGVDHVVPVDIYLPGCPPRPEMLLYAILKLHEKIQEMPLGVNREQAIAEAEQAALGARPTIEMRGLLR from the coding sequence GTGGGCCTGGAAGAACAGCTACCCGCCGGCATCCTGCTCGGGACTGTCGAGAAGATCGCCGGCTACGTCCGCAAGAACTCGCTGTGGCCGGCAACGTTCGGTTTGGCCTGTTGCGCGATCGAGATGATGGCAACGGCCGGACCACGGTTCGACATCGCACGGTTTGGGATGGAGCGGTTTTCGGCAACACCGCGCCAGGCCGACCTGATGATCGTGGCCGGGCGGGTGAGCCAGAAGATGGCCCCGGTGCTGCGCCAGATCTACGACCAGATGGCAGAACCGAAATGGGTGCTGGCCATGGGCGTCTGCGCGTCGTCCGGCGGGATGTTCAACAACTATGCGATCGTTCAGGGCGTGGACCACGTGGTTCCGGTGGACATCTACCTCCCCGGCTGCCCGCCTCGTCCGGAGATGCTCTTGTACGCAATTCTCAAGCTGCACGAGAAGATTCAGGAAATGCCGCTCGGCGTGAACCGCGAGCAGGCCATCGCGGAAGCCGAGCAGGCGGCACTGGGCGCCCGGCCCACCATCGAGATGCGTGGACTGCTGCGATGA
- a CDS encoding NADH-quinone oxidoreductase subunit G has product MTSAAKTQTGDETTPPDMVTLTIDGTEISVPKGTLVIRAAELMGIQIPRFCDHPLLDPVGACRQCMVEVEGQRKPMASCTIVCTDDMVVRTQLTSEAADKAQHGVMELLLINHPLDCPMCDKGGECPLQNQAMSNGRTDSRFEDVKRTFAKPINISSQVLLDRERCILCARCTRFSEQIAGDPFIDMQERGALQQVGIYANEPFDSYFSGNTVQICPVGALTGTAYRFRARPFDLVSSPSVCEHCAGGCAERTDHRRGKVLRRLAGDDPEVNEEWNCDKGRWAFRYDTQPDVLTTPLVRDDDGTLQPASWAHAIVAATRGFEAARGSTGVLVGGRGTWEDAYAYSKFARITLDTNDIDFRARPYSAEEAEFLAARVAGRQLTVSFSDLESAPVVVLVGFEPEDEAPIVFLRLRKAARKHGVPIYAVAPFATRALTKMSGRLLQTVPGAEPSTLDGLATGEVGELLAKAGAVIMVGERLATVPGGLSAAARLADATGARLAWVPRRAGERGALEAGALPGLLPGGRLVADDTARAEVAAAWNVDELPSAPGRDVDGILAAATDGSLGALLVGGIEPGDFADPDAVLAALDAARFVVSLELRHSEVTERADVVFPVAPTTQKAGAFVNWEGRFRPFEPALHGSTQQAAQSDHRVLDTLADEMGVYLGMTNVATAREEMAALGNWEGERASGATVQAPAPPQPGQGEAVLTGWRMMLDKGRAQDGEPHLAGTARKPVARLSAGTATEIGAAEGDTVTVSTSRGSISLPLSITDMPDRVVWLPLNSPGSAVQRDLGVTAGSVVKIGVGK; this is encoded by the coding sequence ATGACAAGTGCGGCCAAGACCCAGACCGGTGACGAGACGACTCCGCCCGACATGGTCACGCTGACCATCGATGGCACTGAAATCAGTGTTCCCAAGGGAACGCTGGTGATTCGCGCGGCGGAGTTGATGGGCATTCAAATCCCGCGGTTCTGTGATCACCCGCTGCTCGACCCGGTCGGCGCCTGCCGGCAGTGCATGGTCGAGGTCGAGGGCCAGCGCAAGCCGATGGCGTCGTGCACCATCGTGTGCACCGACGACATGGTGGTGCGCACCCAGCTCACCTCCGAGGCCGCGGACAAGGCTCAGCACGGCGTGATGGAGTTGCTGCTGATCAACCATCCGCTGGACTGCCCGATGTGCGACAAGGGCGGCGAATGCCCGCTGCAGAACCAGGCAATGTCCAACGGCCGCACCGATTCTCGCTTCGAAGATGTCAAGCGTACCTTCGCCAAGCCGATCAACATCTCCTCGCAGGTGCTGCTGGACCGCGAACGGTGCATCCTGTGCGCGCGCTGCACGCGGTTCTCCGAGCAGATCGCCGGCGATCCATTCATCGACATGCAGGAGCGCGGCGCACTGCAGCAGGTCGGCATCTACGCCAACGAGCCGTTCGACTCCTACTTCTCGGGTAACACCGTGCAGATCTGCCCGGTCGGCGCCCTGACCGGCACCGCGTACCGATTCCGGGCCCGGCCTTTCGATCTGGTCTCCAGCCCCAGCGTGTGCGAGCACTGCGCCGGCGGCTGCGCCGAGCGCACCGACCATCGGCGCGGCAAGGTGCTGCGCCGGCTTGCCGGTGACGACCCCGAGGTCAACGAGGAGTGGAACTGCGACAAGGGCCGGTGGGCATTCCGGTACGACACCCAGCCCGACGTGCTCACCACTCCCCTGGTCCGGGACGACGACGGCACGCTGCAGCCGGCGTCGTGGGCGCACGCGATCGTGGCGGCCACCCGGGGATTCGAAGCCGCTCGCGGAAGCACCGGTGTGCTCGTCGGTGGCCGAGGCACCTGGGAAGACGCCTACGCCTACTCCAAGTTTGCGCGAATCACGTTGGACACCAACGACATCGACTTCCGGGCCCGCCCGTACTCGGCCGAAGAGGCGGAGTTTCTGGCGGCGCGCGTCGCGGGCCGCCAGCTCACGGTCAGCTTCTCCGATCTGGAATCGGCGCCGGTGGTCGTGCTGGTCGGGTTCGAGCCCGAGGACGAGGCACCGATCGTCTTCCTGCGGCTGCGCAAGGCCGCCCGCAAGCACGGCGTGCCGATCTACGCGGTCGCCCCGTTCGCCACTCGCGCGCTGACGAAGATGTCGGGCCGGCTGCTCCAAACCGTGCCCGGCGCGGAACCATCCACGCTGGACGGCCTGGCCACCGGCGAGGTGGGTGAGCTGTTGGCAAAGGCCGGCGCGGTCATCATGGTCGGTGAACGCCTGGCCACGGTTCCGGGCGGCTTGTCCGCGGCGGCCCGGCTCGCCGATGCTACCGGGGCCCGGCTGGCCTGGGTGCCACGGCGCGCCGGGGAGCGGGGCGCGCTGGAAGCCGGCGCACTGCCCGGGCTGTTGCCCGGCGGTCGTCTGGTCGCCGACGACACCGCTCGCGCAGAGGTGGCCGCGGCGTGGAATGTCGACGAATTGCCGTCCGCCCCTGGGCGTGACGTCGACGGCATTCTGGCCGCCGCGACGGACGGCAGCCTGGGCGCGCTGCTGGTCGGCGGTATCGAGCCCGGCGACTTCGCCGATCCGGATGCGGTACTCGCCGCGCTGGACGCGGCCCGCTTCGTCGTCAGCCTGGAACTGCGGCACAGCGAGGTCACCGAACGCGCCGACGTGGTGTTCCCCGTCGCCCCGACGACCCAGAAGGCGGGCGCATTCGTCAACTGGGAAGGCCGATTCCGGCCCTTCGAGCCCGCACTGCACGGCAGCACCCAGCAGGCCGCCCAGTCCGACCATCGAGTCCTCGACACGCTGGCCGACGAAATGGGCGTGTACCTCGGCATGACCAACGTCGCGACGGCCCGCGAGGAAATGGCAGCGTTGGGCAACTGGGAGGGTGAGCGTGCAAGCGGCGCAACGGTTCAAGCACCGGCGCCGCCACAGCCCGGCCAAGGCGAAGCCGTGCTCACCGGCTGGCGGATGATGCTCGACAAAGGCCGTGCACAAGACGGCGAACCGCATCTGGCGGGGACGGCACGCAAGCCCGTCGCGCGCCTGTCCGCCGGCACCGCGACGGAGATCGGCGCGGCGGAGGGCGACACGGTCACGGTCAGCACGTCGCGCGGCTCAATCAGCCTGCCGCTGAGCATCACTGACATGCCCGACCGGGTGGTGTGGCTGCCGCTGAACTCGCCGGGCTCGGCGGTGCAGCGGGACTTGGGCGTCACTGCCGGCAGCGTCGTGAAGATCGGAGTGGGCAAATGA
- the nuoF gene encoding NADH-quinone oxidoreductase subunit NuoF produces MTTPLTPVISRYWDDPKSFTLETYQRHDGYKALQKALAMEPDAVIGAVKDSGLRGRGGAGFSTGTKWSFIPQGDSGPAAKPHYLVVNADESEPGTCKDIPLMLATPHLLVEGAIIASYAIRASHAFIYVRGEVVPVLRRLQNAVAEAYAAGFLGRDINGSGYDLELVVHAGAGAYICGEETALLEGLEGRRGQPRLRPPFPAVAGLYGCPTVINNVETIASVPSIILNGVEWFRSMGSEKSPGFTLYSLSGHVTRPGQYEAPLGITLRELLDYAGGVRAGHRLKFWTPGGSSTPLLTDEHLDVPLDYEGVGAAGSMLGTKALEIFDETTCVVRAVQRWTDFYQHESCGKCTPCREGTFWLSQIYARLESGKGTNEDLDKLLDISDAILGKSFCALGDGAASPVMSSIKHFRDEYIAHVEGGGCPFDPRDSMLTANGKA; encoded by the coding sequence ATGACCACCCCGCTGACCCCGGTCATCAGCCGCTACTGGGATGACCCGAAGTCGTTCACGCTGGAGACCTACCAACGTCACGACGGCTACAAGGCGTTGCAGAAGGCGCTGGCAATGGAGCCCGACGCGGTGATTGGGGCCGTGAAGGACTCGGGCCTGCGCGGTCGCGGCGGCGCAGGCTTCTCGACCGGAACGAAGTGGTCGTTCATCCCGCAGGGCGACTCCGGCCCGGCCGCCAAGCCGCACTACCTGGTCGTCAACGCCGACGAATCAGAACCCGGTACGTGCAAAGACATTCCGCTGATGCTGGCGACGCCCCACCTGCTGGTGGAGGGCGCCATCATCGCCTCCTACGCCATCCGGGCCAGCCACGCCTTCATCTACGTGCGCGGCGAAGTGGTGCCGGTGCTGCGCCGGCTGCAGAACGCGGTCGCCGAGGCTTACGCCGCAGGCTTTTTGGGCCGCGACATCAACGGATCCGGCTACGACCTGGAGCTGGTGGTACACGCCGGTGCTGGCGCCTACATTTGCGGTGAGGAAACCGCGCTGCTGGAGGGTCTGGAGGGTCGACGCGGCCAGCCCCGGCTGCGCCCGCCGTTCCCCGCCGTGGCAGGGCTTTACGGCTGCCCCACGGTGATCAACAACGTCGAGACCATCGCCAGCGTGCCGTCGATCATTCTCAACGGCGTCGAATGGTTCCGGTCGATGGGCAGCGAGAAATCGCCTGGCTTCACGCTGTATTCGCTGTCCGGGCACGTCACCCGCCCCGGCCAGTACGAAGCCCCGCTGGGCATCACGCTGCGCGAGTTGCTCGACTACGCCGGTGGCGTCCGCGCCGGACACCGGCTGAAGTTCTGGACACCGGGCGGATCGTCGACACCGCTGCTGACCGACGAACACCTCGACGTGCCACTGGATTACGAGGGTGTGGGCGCGGCCGGCTCGATGCTGGGCACCAAGGCGCTGGAGATCTTCGACGAGACCACCTGCGTGGTCCGCGCGGTCCAGCGTTGGACCGACTTCTACCAGCACGAATCGTGCGGCAAGTGCACGCCCTGCCGGGAAGGCACCTTCTGGCTCAGCCAGATCTACGCGCGCCTGGAATCCGGCAAGGGCACCAACGAAGATCTCGACAAGCTGCTGGACATTTCCGACGCGATACTCGGAAAGTCGTTCTGCGCGTTGGGAGATGGCGCGGCCAGCCCGGTGATGTCGTCGATCAAGCACTTCCGCGACGAGTACATCGCCCACGTCGAAGGGGGCGGCTGCCCGTTCGACCCACGAGACTCCATGCTGACGGCGAACGGAAAGGCGTGA
- a CDS encoding NADH-quinone oxidoreductase subunit A, whose product MNVYIPILVLGAIAAAFAVGSVVIASLAGPSRYNKSKMAAYECGIEPTETSVSGPHATPGQRFPVKYYLTAMLFIVFDIEIVFLYPWAVSYDALGMFALVEMVVFMLTVFVAYAYVWRRGGLTWD is encoded by the coding sequence TTGAACGTCTACATACCCATCCTGGTGCTCGGCGCAATCGCCGCCGCCTTTGCTGTGGGCTCGGTGGTGATCGCGAGCCTGGCCGGCCCGTCGCGCTACAACAAGTCGAAGATGGCGGCCTACGAATGCGGAATCGAGCCGACCGAGACGTCGGTGAGTGGCCCGCATGCGACGCCCGGGCAGCGGTTTCCGGTGAAGTATTACCTGACCGCAATGCTTTTTATCGTGTTCGACATCGAAATCGTGTTCTTGTATCCGTGGGCCGTCAGTTACGACGCACTGGGAATGTTTGCTCTGGTCGAGATGGTGGTGTTCATGCTCACGGTCTTCGTGGCCTACGCCTACGTGTGGCGCCGCGGCGGCCTGACATGGGATTGA
- the nuoH gene encoding NADH-quinone oxidoreductase subunit NuoH has translation MTGFGHDPWWLVLGKALAIFVFLMLNVLVAILLERKILGWMQLRPGPNRAGPWGALQSLADGIKLALKESITPRGVDWFVYMAAPVISTIPAFTAFAFIPFGPEVSVFGHRTPLQLTDMPVAVLFILGLSAIGVYGIVLGGWASGSTYPLLGGVRSTAQVISYEVSMGLSFAAVFLFAGTMSTSGIVDAQNGVWYVFLLLPSFIIYLISMVGETNRAPFDLPEAEGELVAGFHTEYSSLKFAMFMLAEYVNMMTVSSLATLMFFGGWHAPWPLNMWDGANTGWWPVLWFTAKMWVFLFIYMWLRASLPRLRYDQFMALGWKLLIPASLVWVLIAAVIRTLRNEGYAHWTPLLVVCSIVFAVALVLLLRKPFSTPGNRALARELRKRGDALPLPPAFPTPPLPAKVLTSSVSASKEKAHG, from the coding sequence ATGACCGGCTTCGGACACGACCCCTGGTGGCTGGTGCTCGGCAAGGCGCTGGCCATCTTTGTGTTCCTGATGCTGAACGTGTTGGTCGCAATCCTGCTCGAGCGCAAGATCCTCGGCTGGATGCAGCTGCGGCCCGGCCCCAACCGGGCGGGCCCGTGGGGTGCCCTGCAGAGCCTGGCCGACGGAATCAAGCTGGCGCTCAAGGAGAGCATCACTCCCCGCGGTGTCGACTGGTTCGTCTACATGGCGGCGCCGGTCATCTCGACGATCCCCGCATTCACCGCGTTCGCGTTCATCCCGTTCGGTCCCGAAGTGTCGGTGTTCGGTCACCGCACCCCATTGCAGCTGACCGACATGCCGGTCGCGGTGCTGTTCATCCTGGGGCTGTCGGCGATCGGCGTCTACGGCATCGTGTTGGGCGGCTGGGCATCCGGCTCGACCTACCCGCTACTGGGCGGGGTCCGCTCGACCGCGCAGGTCATCTCCTACGAGGTATCGATGGGGCTGTCGTTCGCGGCGGTCTTCCTGTTCGCCGGCACCATGTCGACGTCCGGGATCGTCGATGCACAGAACGGCGTCTGGTACGTATTCCTGTTACTGCCATCGTTCATCATCTATCTGATCTCGATGGTCGGCGAAACCAACCGCGCCCCCTTCGACCTGCCGGAGGCCGAGGGTGAACTCGTCGCCGGATTCCACACCGAGTACTCGTCGCTGAAGTTCGCGATGTTCATGCTGGCCGAATACGTGAACATGATGACGGTTTCGTCGCTCGCCACGCTCATGTTCTTCGGCGGCTGGCATGCCCCGTGGCCACTGAACATGTGGGATGGCGCCAATACCGGCTGGTGGCCGGTGCTCTGGTTCACCGCCAAGATGTGGGTCTTCCTGTTCATCTACATGTGGCTGCGCGCCAGCCTGCCCCGGCTGCGCTACGACCAGTTCATGGCCTTGGGCTGGAAACTACTCATCCCTGCGTCGCTCGTCTGGGTGCTGATCGCGGCGGTCATCCGCACGCTGCGCAACGAGGGCTACGCGCATTGGACTCCCCTACTGGTGGTGTGCAGCATCGTCTTCGCCGTGGCGCTGGTGTTGTTGCTGCGCAAGCCATTCAGCACCCCGGGCAATCGCGCATTGGCACGAGAGCTGCGCAAGCGTGGCGACGCCCTACCGCTCCCACCGGCATTCCCGACACCACCGCTGCCGGCCAAAGTTCTGACGTCGTCAGTCAGTGCGAGCAAGGAGAAAGCACATGGCTAA